The Lolium perenne isolate Kyuss_39 chromosome 6, Kyuss_2.0, whole genome shotgun sequence genome segment cggcggcggctgtcAGTCGGCCCAGCGGGCCGGTCCCCTCGATTCCCAACTATGGCTGCGCCTCCCCCAACCGCGTCAAGCTCGCCGCCACCGTCGGCGCCCGCTCGCCGGGCAAGGCCGTCAGTGTGTCCTCGCGGAAGCAGGCATCGTCCGCCGCCGCGAACAGCCGCCAGTCGTGTATGTGCTCCCCTACAAACCACCCCGGCTCCTTCCGCTGCAGCAAGCACAAGGGGCGCAAGGAGTCCGCGCCCGGCCACAGCAAGCCCGCCTTCCTCAGCAGCAGCGGCtccaagctggggacgaagcgcaTGGACAGTGCTCTGGTGTTTGGCTGCGCCGTGGAGAGCGGGACGTGGGCGCGCAGGGCGCTCGCGCCGTCGCCGTCCCAGCAGTCGCAGAGTCGGAGGCGCACTGCCGGCGGGTTCCGTCCCCGGCCCAGCCGCCTCTCCTCCGTCTCCTTCGCCGGGGACCGCGCCGGCGACAACCGGCAGTGAACAGACCAATCAACTCCGTCGAATTGCCATAGCATAGGAAACAATTGGGGAGAAAGTTCCCGAATAATTCATCGGGATCTTCTTGCCGCTGTAAGTAATTAGCCGGTGGAAACTGGAGTTTTAGATCCAGCCATTCCGTCCCTGTAGACAGTAGAGTTCGTCATCCTCTCCGATCCGATGTGTGTAAGCCTGTAAGGTCCTTGGTATTTTTGGAGTTAGAAACGGAGACATTTGGATACATGCATCTGAGGTTTATCCACCATGGTCCATGGATGATTGTTGCTACTACAACTACTTTCTGTTTCTGGAGTCTGGCGACGTCCCTCCCGCCCCTGTTTCCGTTTTGGATAAGTTCGATCGGCGCCAAGTGCAGAGACCGGTGGCGTCTCGCCGTCGCTTCCTCCTGTCACTCGACAACCATGCCCCCACCCCCGAACAGACCAGCAACTTGGAGCGCTGGGGAAACGCCTCTTCTTCCGACGAAATCTTTGTATACTAAAATTTTCGTGGGAGATGAATTGAGGATTTGTCCTCTTCCTGTTGTGATATTTTTTCAACTGAATTTGAAAATTAGAACAGTCGTATTTTCCTGTTGGACTTGCCGTCCGTCCATCGCCTTGAACTTGCGAAACAAGATGGCCGGAGGAACGGTGGGCGCGCACAGGCATAGCTAGCCAACCGTCCGTCGCCTGACTCTTGTTTGCTGTGGAAGACGATGCTTAACCTATTTACAGTTTCTTCATTAGAAACCAGTTGCCGCACACAACAATCAGTGGAGACAGGCCGTCCGTTCCGTAAAGGGCTTTAGTTCCGATTAGCCAACCAAGACCAAACATGCGGAACTAAAGGatgaacctttagtcccggcccgTTACTAGCCGGGACAAAAGGCACTTCACCGTGGGCGCCGCGGAGCGTGCcgggcgaaggacctttagttccgatttgtaacaccaaccgggactaaaggctatttcgtcaAAAAAATATATATCCATTTTAGTTTCTAATTATTTGCACTCCcttttttctttattttatttcagaatttctattatttcaatTATTTAGCAAGTTTAGTCTATAACTACACTTATTCTCTAGTTAAATTACTtagtcgtggtcaaacttcccgctcggtcacacatactcccactactctagcactaacACGCTTAACTTTCGAGTTCCTTGCTGTCTCGCCTCTAAGTGTTATTGATActtgtatcatatcaatcctactaACATGTTGCGTCGTGTTTGCGTCGAACGGACGCCCCGGACAcgatgcgtcgtcccgctggaggtggtgtcaGACACATTTCCGGTCCGCGCGGACACAAATGATCGCTCAGCGTCCATTTGTGTCGCCCCGCTGGCGCCAATTGCAGAGTCCGGTGACTTCTCGCCCTAGCTTCCTCCCGTCACGCGCCAGCCGTGTCCCCACCCCGAACAGACCAGCAACTTTGAGCATTCCGACGAATACTCTGTAAATTTTCCATGAGAGATGAATTGAGGATTTGTCCTCTTCCCTGGTGTGATATTTTGTACAGTAAAATTCAACTGAATTTGAACATTAGATCCGTGGTATTTTTCTGTTGGACTTGCGGTCCGTCCGTCGCCTTGAACTTGCGCAAGAAGATGGCGGGAGGAACGGTGGGCGCGCACAGGAACAGCTGGCCAGAAATCAGTTGCCGCACACAGCAATACAAATCACCTATTTGGCGCCATGCATGTAGATCAGTTGGCCAATTCCTCATCAACACCCAGACTCGAAACACCATAGTTAGTTCCTGGATCTTGACTTTCATGTTATTCTGTGCCAGCATCATAGAATGAAAACATACTCCATGATAATAACGGCTAACAGAGCTTCAAAGCGCTCTCTCTGAAACCAAATGGCCAgagaaaaacatgggtgcgcacgaccgaattccACCCGATCCAACCTCCAGGCATATCGTCCATATGGAGTTTGCCGGCGAAACTTTCCGGAACCCGGCAGACTAGCGGGACTtgtcttttttgtattttttctttcttttcgggCTGTGTGCATCTGTAGTGCCGCTAGgacattgcgttgttgcagaggctgggtgtaactgatatcttcgcgatattaatatatactaTTTATCGAAAAGATCGGTTGGCTCTCTATAAACTTATTGAAATACTTATGCTCCGTTTTAAAAAGAGAAGTCTCAGATAAATCATCCTTAAATAATCCTCTGTTCAAATCCGGTTGTTCAGGTATACTCTAGTATTTTTGTACAGCAGGGATGCGTTGAAGGTTGAACAGCCCGTAAGTAACAAGTGGAGTTGAGTTTATGGTAGTTTGAACATACTAGTACCAGTTTAACGAACTCGTAGAAAATCTGACGTGTTGGTACGACTGATTTTAGATTTAACCTGATTTTACGACGACCTGGAGGTTGGACCTGCGCACGCACAAGTGGACTCGATGGACACTCGAAATTTGGCCTGTGTTGCCACGACAGGAGCAGCACGTAGGAAGTTGCCCCCACGCCAGGGCAAGATCGAGTCACTGCACAGTCAGACTGGAATTAATCTGCTCTGCCCAGCGCCGAATCAGATTGAGCTCTTCAGTGCCATCTCGAGACGTTCAATTTCCCGGCGCAGTTACGAGCTCCGTTGGTCCAGATAGGACATGAGCGCGACCGATCAGGCGGAGCAAAGGTAAACAGCCTGCGACGAAGGCAACCACGGCCGCGCTGCCACTGACGGAGAGGGGATTTGGGCTAGTTATTCGTGCCTGCTGAGCTAGATGCCAGACAAATCGCGCCGTATAAGTGGGATTGGGCGATTAGAATCCTTGTAAATTATTGCGAATTTTATTTTGTTTAGATAAGATTCTACTGGGAGATcggtgaacgtcgagattgacttCTCAGTGCTCTGCACTCGCAGTGTTTCCATCGTGTTTGCTTTGACCTAGGATATGTTGCATATTGTAGGGCAACGCATGTGTAACCGGTTCTATATGTTTGCATATAAAATGTCTCTCCTCGGTCTCTAGAGCAATTGGCTATGCGAGTTGGATCTACCATAGCTAGTGGCAATGTCAGAAGTCTAAACTCGAATAGCACGTAGGCAGGGCAATGTCAACAACCCAACGATTTTTTATTGCCTCACCAGCTTCGTTGCATTACTTTTTTATCCAAAAAAAATTGCAAAAATTAATTTGCAATGTTGTGACATCTTCCTCAAAAAAATGTTGCGAAAATTGTTTTATAACCACCGACTTGTTGACTTACTAGTTCAACATGTCGAGAAACCGTTTTTGACACCTTCTGAACAAATGTTTTTGGTGCATTAGTATTTTTTCCGTAGGATTGAGGGACTTGTTGCAAAACACGGAACAGCTGAGATTTGCGTTAGTTGGTTTATCCAACGGTGGGGCGAAACGGTAGATTTTCCACCATGCATCGGCTAACCGACTGCTAGCATCTTGGacatgatggggttcgtagcatagaaaacaaaaattttcctaccgcaagacgaataaatccaagatctaatctatggaacacctaagatctaatctacacgatcgaagcaacgagattgatgtgagactaaccctcgaagatttccaaagcctacgagattagatctcgttgttggtgtagacgatcatccccagtgctgcaatccggcagcacttccgtactcggtcgcgcgtacggtgtcgattaagccccttcctctccccgttccagcgggcagcggaggtgtagtAGAtcaccacggaatcccagcagcacgacagcgtggtggtggtggtggagaagaattgttgcagggcttcgcctaagcctgcgcagcatatggaggaggaagagaggggggcAGCCAGGGTTTCTGGATTGATGTGGTGGtcggctgatgtctacgcccccctccttttcctgtagacagtgttgggcctccaagagcagaggtttgtagaacagcagcaagtttcccttaagtggatcacccaaggtttatcgatctcaggggggaagaggtcaaagatatccctctcatgcaaccctgcaaccacaaagcaagaagtctcttgtgtccccaacacacctaataggtgcactagttcggcgaagagatagtgaaatacgggtggtatgaatatatatgagcagtggcaacggcacttaaaagtgctttgcccagacagtaaacaagcgtagtaacgcaaagtagtagtaacgcaaagaaacaagaaacaagcagctatagcagtatttaggaacaaggcctagggatcagactttcactagtggacactctcaacattgatcacataacagaatagataaatgcatactctacactcgtgttggatgatgaacacattgcgtaggattacacgaaccctcaatgccggagttaacaagctccacaattcaatgttcatatttaaataaccttagagtgcatgaaagatcaattcgactaaaccaagtactaacatagtatgcacactgtcaccttcacactatgtaggaggaatagatcacatcaataccatcatagcaatagttaacttcataatctacaagagatcataatcatggtCTACGCCAATTACTAacatggatgcacacactgtcaccattacaccgtgcaggaggaataaaactactttaataacatcactagagtagcacatagataaattgtgatacaaaacacattgcaatcataaagagatataaataagcacttcactatgccattcataacagtgaataagtattctgtgaaatatagcctaagagacccatacggtgcacacactgtcacctttacacacgtgggacaaggagtctccggagatcacataagtaaaattcacttgactagcataacgacatctagattacaagcatcatcatatgaatctcaatcatgtaaggcagctcatgagattattgtattgaagtacataggagagagatgaaccacatagctaccggtacagccccgagcctcgatggagaactactccctcctcatgggagcagcagcggtgatgaagatggcggtggagatggcagcggtgtcgatggagaagccttccgggggcacttccccgttccggcggcgtgccggaacagagactcctgtcccccagatcttggcttcgtgatggcggcggctctggaaggttttctctggtttcgtcgaacgtgatagggttttcgcgacggaggctttaaataggcggaagggcagcctcggagggggcctggggccaccacaccatagggcggcgcggcccccccccctctggccgcgccagggtgtagtgtggggcccccagggcttccctctggcggctctcgggtgttctggatgcttccggtgaaaataggaacctgggcgttgatttcgtccaattccgagaatatttcgttactagtatttctgaaaccaaaaacagcagaaaacaacaactggcacttcggcatcttgttaataggttagttccagaaaatgcacgaatatgacataaagtgtgcatatgttatcaccagattttggccaaatcaggagatgggccgtaagggagatgggcttggaagattacatgtggaagatctctgaagcggccttgcacgaagagtttgggatagattgcccgtgtatctgtaattatagtagatcgcatcttagatgaaaagatagagttgtacccgtgcacggttaggtgcacacgtaaattagaaagtcccctggactataaatatgtatctagggtttatgaaataaacaacaaccaacgttcaaccacaaatcaatctcggcgcatcgccaactccttcgtctcgagggtttctaccggtaagcatcatgctgcctagatcgcatcttgcgatctaggcagcataagcttctttgttgttcatgcgttgctcgtactgaagcctttttgatggcgagcaacgtagttatcttagatatgttagggttagcattgttcttcgtagcatatgctatcgtagtgcaacccttgcatatctagccgcccttacacctatcttaggtgtaggggcggcaccccgcttgatcattatttagtagatccgatccgttacggttgctccttgttcttcaaggattagtttaatatctgcaatagttaggccttacaaagggttggaggatccagcggcacgtagggtgtcgtttgctagtcctagacaggatgttccggggatcaacctcgtgttggtttttaggccttgtctaggatcggcttacggtcaccgtgcgtggccgcgaggcccaatcgtgagtaggatgatccgattatgcggtgaaaaccctaaatcgtcgtagatcgttttagctttatcttgatcaagcaggaccaccatatattcgtgcacctcgtacgaatcatgggtggatcggctccttgagccgattcacaggataacctgagagccgatcgaggctcgtatttaatgtttacgtgtatgccatgcaggaaactaagcgaggcatctccatcaccttcctgaccaggtataggtcaggtggcacgcccttgcatcagcatcggacgtgtgtaccagaggctttgcgggccgtcgctcggagggaccagggccagccgcagccctaagttgttcccggctctactgtgttgcccgtcgctgcccgccggtgggttttgaccgcaacacattctggcacgcccggtgggacaagcttcgacatcaaccacatcgccatctacatctgagatggcggacggcacgccagtcacgtacgaggatctgaccgacgagctcaagaagaagtatgacgaggtcaaagcaatcctcgaagccgacctcatcggctcttttcacagaacccgttcacatggcatcaggtggaaggggttctcgcctgacggtgcactcgatgggatagacctctctgccccgtcagaagaacgcaccaggtccctatggcaggagatcaactacatggtggctcactcgctacaccgccactccgagaacctggtgaacacttt includes the following:
- the LOC127309151 gene encoding uncharacterized protein, giving the protein MAAAAVSRPSGPVPSIPNYGCASPNRVKLAATVGARSPGKAVSVSSRKQASSAAANSRQSCMCSPTNHPGSFRCSKHKGRKESAPGHSKPAFLSSSGSKLGTKRMDSALVFGCAVESGTWARRALAPSPSQQSQSRRRTAGGFRPRPSRLSSVSFAGDRAGDNRQ